One window from the genome of Marinobacter sp. LV10R510-11A encodes:
- a CDS encoding helix-turn-helix domain-containing protein: protein MEPNQVTDMANERFESVWDAIEDTPEEALNMRLRSELMIQITRRVKEWGITQKEAAQRLGITQPRLNDLLNGRINKFGLDALVNLTGPAHFHVELTLKDEEVAVA from the coding sequence ATGGAACCTAACCAGGTGACAGACATGGCAAACGAACGATTCGAAAGTGTGTGGGATGCGATTGAAGACACCCCTGAAGAAGCCCTGAACATGCGCCTGCGCTCCGAACTGATGATTCAGATCACCAGGCGCGTGAAGGAGTGGGGCATCACTCAGAAAGAGGCGGCGCAGCGCCTGGGTATCACCCAACCCCGCCTGAACGACCTGCTGAACGGCCGCATCAACAAGTTTGGCCTTGACGCCTTGGTCAACCTGACCGGTCCGGCGCACTTCCACGTGGAGCTGACGCTGAAGGACGAGGAGGTGGCTGTGGCCTGA
- a CDS encoding error-prone DNA polymerase has translation MSESSYAELFCFSNFTFLTGASHPHELAERAAELGYTALAITDACSVAGIPRAWAALKESPVKLITGSWFELDDAPPGVSTPRFILLARTRKGYGQLCQLITTARRRAEKGQYQLLRGDVETHALDDCLCLWLPPSPTEADANQALCCGEWLLQLFEHRLWIAAARTLESNEEQQLDRARWLSEHLRCPITATGEVHMHSRERQPLQDVLAALRNHSSLENAGHCLFQNGERYLRPLTVLQRLFPEAWLNESLRIAQQCTFEPGSLRYEYPPDLVPEGESTAAYLKRLTQEGERQRYPEGTPLSVQALIRKELGLISEMKYEHYFLTIQDIVAFARSRGILCQGRGSAANSAVCYCLGITEVNPARVEVLFERFISKDRNEPPDIDVDFEHERREEVIQYIYRRYSRERAALAATVIRYRPRSAIRDVGKALGFDPALVEQLLEGIDWRDKATNWRQQILDKRLTRNPKVADQFFALVNTLLGFPRHLSQHVGGFVISSGPLADLVPIENAAMADRTVIQWDKDDLESLGLMKVDILALGMLTAIRKALELISQHKGQPFRMQDIPQEDPATYAMLQKGDSIGVFQVESRAQINMLPRLKPETYYDLVIEVAIVRPGPIQGDMVHPYLRRKHGLEPVDYPNDAIRGVLERTLGVPIFQEQVIKLAMVAAGFTAGEADQLRRAMAAWKSHGDMTPFREKLINGMLERGHDADFAERLYLQICGFGGYGFPESHAASFALLVYVSSWIKRHHPSAFYCALLNSQPMGFYSPSQLIQDAQRHNVVALPPDINSSQWDHTLEGPNHQLRLGLRIIQRFPKSAAERLCQHRPKTGYKSSAELRRLADLNQREMELLAGANAMPAFASNRHQAYWQLLGHEKPAELFSAVEAAEDNENYELEPCDQLPEPTEGQNLLADYASQGLTLQRHPLALLKEQGHLQFCLSAEQLKTTKAGIPVQVAGLVTGRQRPGSASGVTFVTLEDETGNVNVIVWLETARRQRKPLLTARLLHVKGVLEREGEIVHIMAGKLSDLSHLIHTLPVSSRDFH, from the coding sequence ATGAGTGAATCTTCCTACGCCGAGCTGTTCTGTTTTAGCAACTTCACCTTCCTAACCGGGGCATCCCACCCCCATGAGCTTGCGGAGCGCGCGGCAGAGCTTGGATACACCGCTCTGGCAATCACCGATGCCTGCTCGGTGGCGGGTATTCCCCGGGCCTGGGCCGCACTAAAAGAAAGCCCCGTGAAGCTGATTACCGGGAGTTGGTTTGAGCTGGACGATGCCCCACCCGGTGTCAGCACACCTCGTTTTATCCTTTTAGCCCGCACCCGCAAAGGCTATGGGCAGCTTTGCCAGCTTATAACCACCGCTCGCCGTCGCGCAGAAAAAGGGCAATACCAGCTTTTACGTGGGGACGTGGAAACACATGCCTTGGATGACTGCCTATGTTTGTGGCTACCGCCCTCACCAACTGAAGCTGATGCGAATCAAGCGTTGTGCTGCGGCGAATGGTTACTCCAACTGTTTGAACACCGCCTCTGGATTGCCGCTGCTCGCACCCTGGAATCCAACGAAGAACAGCAACTAGACCGTGCTCGTTGGCTTTCTGAACACCTGCGCTGCCCGATTACGGCCACCGGCGAGGTGCACATGCACAGCCGGGAGCGCCAACCCCTGCAGGATGTGCTCGCTGCCTTGCGCAACCACTCCAGCTTAGAAAACGCCGGCCACTGCCTGTTCCAGAACGGCGAACGCTACTTGCGCCCGCTAACGGTATTGCAGCGGTTGTTTCCCGAGGCCTGGCTGAATGAATCTTTGCGCATCGCCCAGCAGTGCACCTTTGAGCCAGGCAGCCTGCGCTACGAATACCCTCCAGACCTTGTGCCAGAGGGAGAAAGCACAGCGGCTTACCTAAAACGACTCACTCAGGAAGGTGAACGGCAACGTTATCCAGAGGGCACTCCGTTATCGGTTCAAGCTCTGATCCGAAAAGAGCTGGGCCTGATTTCAGAGATGAAGTACGAACACTATTTTCTCACCATCCAAGACATCGTTGCCTTTGCCCGCAGCCGCGGCATTCTCTGCCAGGGCCGAGGTTCCGCCGCCAACTCCGCAGTGTGCTACTGCTTGGGTATTACCGAAGTAAACCCAGCCCGGGTAGAGGTGCTGTTTGAACGTTTTATTTCCAAAGACAGAAACGAGCCGCCGGACATCGACGTGGATTTTGAGCACGAACGCCGGGAAGAAGTTATCCAGTACATTTACCGACGGTACAGCCGGGAGCGGGCCGCGCTGGCCGCAACGGTTATCCGTTACCGCCCCCGCAGTGCCATCCGTGATGTTGGCAAGGCTCTCGGGTTTGATCCGGCACTGGTGGAGCAACTGTTGGAAGGCATAGACTGGCGCGACAAAGCCACCAACTGGCGCCAGCAGATTCTCGACAAACGCCTGACCCGCAACCCGAAAGTCGCTGACCAGTTCTTCGCCCTGGTGAACACTCTGCTCGGCTTTCCCCGCCACCTGTCCCAGCATGTGGGCGGCTTTGTAATCAGCTCTGGGCCACTGGCCGACCTGGTGCCAATAGAAAATGCCGCCATGGCCGACCGCACCGTTATCCAGTGGGACAAAGACGATCTGGAAAGTCTAGGCCTGATGAAAGTGGATATTCTCGCACTGGGTATGCTCACGGCTATCCGCAAAGCTCTAGAGCTGATCAGTCAACACAAAGGCCAGCCCTTTCGTATGCAGGACATACCCCAGGAAGACCCAGCCACCTATGCCATGCTCCAAAAAGGCGACAGTATTGGTGTGTTCCAAGTGGAATCCCGAGCCCAGATCAACATGCTGCCCAGGCTGAAACCCGAAACCTACTACGACCTGGTGATTGAAGTCGCTATCGTGCGCCCCGGCCCCATTCAGGGCGACATGGTGCACCCTTACCTGCGCCGCAAACATGGCCTAGAGCCGGTAGATTACCCCAACGACGCCATCCGAGGCGTACTCGAACGCACTCTGGGCGTGCCCATTTTCCAAGAACAAGTCATCAAACTGGCCATGGTCGCCGCCGGCTTCACCGCTGGCGAAGCCGACCAACTCCGCCGAGCCATGGCCGCCTGGAAATCCCACGGTGACATGACCCCATTCCGAGAAAAACTCATCAACGGCATGCTGGAACGTGGCCACGATGCCGACTTCGCCGAACGCCTCTATCTGCAGATCTGCGGCTTTGGCGGTTACGGCTTCCCGGAATCCCACGCCGCCAGCTTTGCCCTGCTTGTCTACGTCTCATCCTGGATCAAACGGCACCACCCCAGCGCCTTCTACTGCGCCCTACTCAACAGCCAGCCCATGGGATTCTACTCCCCATCTCAACTGATACAGGACGCCCAGCGCCATAATGTTGTAGCGCTGCCGCCAGACATAAACAGCAGCCAGTGGGATCACACCCTAGAAGGCCCTAACCACCAGCTGCGCTTGGGCCTTAGAATTATCCAACGATTCCCAAAAAGCGCCGCCGAGCGTCTATGCCAACACCGCCCCAAAACCGGCTATAAATCCTCCGCCGAACTGCGCCGTTTGGCAGACCTAAACCAACGCGAAATGGAACTCCTAGCCGGCGCCAACGCCATGCCTGCCTTCGCCAGCAACCGGCACCAAGCGTACTGGCAACTACTGGGACACGAGAAACCCGCAGAGCTTTTTTCGGCAGTAGAAGCAGCAGAAGACAACGAAAACTACGAACTGGAACCCTGCGACCAACTACCAGAACCCACCGAAGGCCAGAACCTACTCGCCGACTACGCCAGCCAGGGCCTAACCCTTCAACGCCACCCGCTGGCCCTACTCAAAGAACAAGGCCACTTACAGTTCTGTCTCAGCGCCGAACAGCTCAAAACCACCAAAGCCGGCATCCCCGTACAGGTAGCTGGCCTGGTAACCGGCCGCCAACGCCCCGGCTCCGCCTCCGGCGTTACTTTCGTTACTCTGGAAGACGAAACCGGCAACGTAAACGTCATCGTTTGGCTGGAAACCGCCCGAAGGCAACGCAAACCGCTACTCACCGCAAGGCTGCTACACGTGAAAGGCGTTCTGGAAAGAGAGGGGGAGATTGTTCATATCATGGCTGGAAAACTCTCAGACCTGAGCCACTTAATACACACGCTCCCAGTCAGCTCCCGGGATTTTCATTAA
- a CDS encoding ZIP family metal transporter, which yields MMSDIVYIVGLTALAGICIPLGGLLARVERIGPNWLEQEFRHFLIALGGGILLGAVTIVLIPEGQSSIGNSFWAIPAIIAGGVLFFWIERMLGVHHKESPQLMGVMLDFVPEAAALGGLIVVNPSLAPLMAVLIAMQNLPEGFNAYREFREKPGYTPKKTLSVMVLLATAGPIAGLLGYFFLSGQPVILGTIMLVASGGILYLIFQDIAPQSRLDKHWGPPLGAVIGFCLALFSNMLVTQA from the coding sequence ATGATGTCTGACATTGTCTATATTGTTGGTTTGACCGCACTTGCCGGTATCTGTATTCCCCTTGGCGGATTACTGGCAAGAGTTGAACGCATCGGCCCCAACTGGCTGGAACAGGAGTTTCGGCACTTCTTGATCGCTCTGGGCGGCGGCATTTTGTTGGGTGCCGTAACCATTGTGTTGATACCGGAAGGGCAATCGAGCATTGGCAATTCGTTCTGGGCCATACCCGCTATTATTGCCGGTGGGGTGCTGTTTTTCTGGATCGAGCGAATGCTTGGCGTTCATCACAAGGAATCGCCGCAGTTGATGGGCGTGATGCTGGATTTTGTGCCAGAGGCGGCCGCCCTAGGTGGGCTGATTGTAGTTAACCCGAGTCTCGCGCCTCTGATGGCTGTGCTGATTGCCATGCAAAACCTGCCTGAAGGGTTTAACGCCTATCGTGAGTTCCGTGAAAAACCCGGCTATACGCCGAAAAAGACTTTGAGTGTGATGGTGTTGCTTGCAACAGCAGGGCCGATTGCGGGTCTACTGGGGTATTTTTTCCTGTCCGGACAACCAGTGATTCTAGGAACCATCATGCTGGTGGCGTCTGGCGGCATTCTGTATCTGATCTTTCAAGATATTGCGCCCCAGTCCCGGCTGGACAAGCATTGGGGGCCTCCGCTTGGCGCGGTGATCGGGTTTTGCCTAGCGCTGTTTAGCAATATGTTGGTTACTCAGGCCTGA
- a CDS encoding 4a-hydroxytetrahydrobiopterin dehydratase, translating to MGGFSEQHCEACNGDAPRVTGAEKQALSEEVPSWGILKVGGKEQLCKEFKFKNFVEALAFTNKVGELAEAENHHPAILVEYGKVTVSWWTHVIGGLHKNDFIMAARTDSAYR from the coding sequence ATGGGTGGTTTTTCGGAACAACACTGTGAAGCGTGTAACGGGGATGCCCCAAGGGTAACCGGTGCAGAAAAACAGGCATTGAGCGAAGAAGTTCCGAGCTGGGGCATTCTCAAAGTGGGCGGCAAAGAGCAGTTATGCAAAGAGTTTAAATTCAAAAACTTTGTCGAGGCGCTGGCGTTTACCAACAAAGTTGGCGAGCTGGCTGAAGCTGAAAACCATCACCCGGCCATCCTTGTGGAATACGGGAAAGTAACCGTAAGCTGGTGGACTCACGTAATCGGTGGGTTGCATAAAAACGATTTTATCATGGCAGCGAGAACAGACTCGGCTTACCGCTGA
- a CDS encoding MbcA/ParS/Xre antitoxin family protein — protein MLFIEELNKKLHDRKTFDCGLADVNEFLKKRASQQALQSVNRTWVALDDATVDRQPAPIVGFYTLTSCTVAHAEIPGNYPHYPLPAFKLAWLGVHTDYQGTPMRVGEELLVEALLQSWDLYTNTQLGVALVVDPLTQKSEDFFRKYDFQGIGRSFHGNQTLYLPMKKIRQMIETDLLLGAQEKFGSKAKAQRWFDTPDDLLGGLTPRKMVDEAGGVGALEELLYHS, from the coding sequence GTGCTTTTTATAGAAGAGCTGAACAAGAAGCTTCACGATCGTAAAACATTTGATTGCGGGCTTGCTGACGTCAACGAGTTCTTGAAAAAACGGGCGAGTCAGCAAGCCCTGCAATCCGTCAATAGAACGTGGGTGGCGCTTGATGATGCAACAGTAGATCGCCAGCCAGCTCCAATTGTTGGGTTTTATACCCTGACCAGTTGTACGGTAGCCCATGCGGAAATCCCGGGGAACTATCCTCACTACCCATTACCCGCCTTTAAATTAGCTTGGCTAGGTGTTCATACCGATTACCAGGGTACTCCAATGCGCGTTGGTGAAGAACTGTTAGTAGAGGCACTACTTCAGTCCTGGGACCTGTATACCAATACCCAACTGGGTGTCGCGCTAGTCGTTGATCCATTAACCCAAAAAAGTGAAGATTTTTTCCGGAAATACGATTTTCAGGGAATTGGTCGATCGTTCCATGGCAACCAGACCCTTTATTTACCGATGAAAAAGATTCGGCAGATGATTGAGACTGATTTACTCCTTGGGGCTCAAGAGAAGTTTGGCTCCAAAGCGAAGGCTCAGCGGTGGTTTGATACCCCGGATGACCTTTTGGGAGGGTTAACCCCTCGTAAAATGGTCGATGAGGCGGGTGGTGTCGGAGCTCTGGAAGAACTGCTTTACCATAGCTGA
- the imuA gene encoding translesion DNA synthesis-associated protein ImuA has protein sequence MSEIINTLMQDARVWQGHKRNKTTQPAEPTGYQALDNQLGGIGWPRGALSECLLDAPGIGELNLLMPLMQRLSQAGKTVFWLNPPHTPYAPALAREEVNLDQVIMIHTEDKGDFLWTLENCLRSPVTGLVMAWPGRLAAREIRRLQLAAEAGSNVCVLFRERHYAEQNSPAALRLELEPDDQQSLKVNVVKRRGSWPGQRCSLAMTHRAGLLHREAPRVVQGPWLTSAR, from the coding sequence ATGAGCGAGATCATTAACACGCTAATGCAGGATGCCCGTGTCTGGCAGGGCCACAAGCGCAACAAAACCACACAACCGGCAGAGCCAACTGGTTATCAGGCCTTAGACAATCAGCTCGGCGGCATTGGCTGGCCCCGGGGGGCTTTAAGCGAATGCCTGCTGGATGCACCCGGCATTGGCGAACTGAATCTATTAATGCCCCTGATGCAACGACTGTCACAGGCAGGTAAAACCGTATTCTGGCTAAACCCTCCACACACGCCTTATGCCCCCGCACTGGCGCGGGAAGAGGTCAATCTGGATCAGGTAATCATGATCCACACCGAAGACAAAGGCGATTTCCTGTGGACGCTAGAAAACTGCTTGCGCTCTCCGGTCACAGGCCTGGTGATGGCTTGGCCCGGCAGGCTGGCAGCCCGTGAAATTCGGCGGTTGCAGTTAGCAGCAGAAGCCGGAAGCAATGTTTGCGTGCTCTTTCGTGAACGACACTACGCCGAACAGAACTCACCGGCTGCCCTGCGCCTTGAGCTGGAGCCCGACGATCAACAGAGCCTGAAAGTGAATGTGGTGAAGCGCCGTGGCAGCTGGCCTGGCCAGCGGTGCTCGCTTGCCATGACTCACCGGGCAGGGCTGCTTCATCGTGAAGCGCCCCGTGTAGTTCAGGGCCCTTGGCTCACGTCGGCCCGGTAA
- a CDS encoding Y-family DNA polymerase: MLWLYLHFPHLLLDHIRRSSENMAALAIVEGSGQKVIQACPAAQALGVSVGMRLKTAVSLAPDLSIVRADEQQEARILEDQARWLYRYAAHIVLVPPNGLLAEIGSLQRLYGGLPAVWQTVEEVLHERQLTAWPGIGHTPQAARLIARNGKGECTSDKGHILRTLGLLPLVAAEFDGRTCTRLQRLGLNTLGEVFRLPPAEMARRLSPETLSYIQKIQGSRPDPQAPWQPPHYFRQQADFVQEIERSQGLLFPLQRILSELEKDLCWRQQDTDCLLLVLRYRHAESTSLRIRTSGPEHRAEAFLSLISLRFEQQPLQAPVISLQLTVKRFLGREAAGGQDLLGESQDLNEAWHTLMSRLQARLGDNALKQLAPQADHRPERAWSTSQVQRTGRAAATKTGQLPRRPLWLLQGPQPLTETPQAWFTGPERISGGWWDGQRVHRDYYIAQLNSGQLAWVFRDVRDGWFIHGWFG; this comes from the coding sequence ATGCTTTGGCTGTATTTGCACTTCCCTCACCTGCTGTTGGACCACATTCGCCGCTCCAGTGAGAACATGGCTGCGCTGGCGATTGTGGAGGGTTCCGGCCAGAAGGTGATACAGGCCTGCCCGGCTGCCCAGGCTTTGGGCGTGAGCGTTGGCATGCGCCTGAAAACGGCCGTCAGCCTGGCGCCAGATCTGAGCATAGTCCGAGCAGATGAGCAGCAGGAAGCCCGAATTCTGGAAGACCAGGCACGCTGGCTGTACCGCTATGCTGCCCACATTGTTCTGGTTCCGCCAAATGGCTTGCTGGCTGAAATCGGCAGTTTGCAACGATTGTACGGTGGTCTCCCAGCGGTCTGGCAAACGGTGGAAGAAGTGCTGCACGAGCGTCAGCTTACCGCCTGGCCGGGCATTGGCCATACACCACAGGCCGCACGCCTAATTGCACGTAACGGCAAGGGAGAATGTACGTCTGATAAAGGCCACATTCTCCGCACCCTTGGCTTACTGCCTTTGGTAGCTGCGGAGTTTGACGGGCGCACCTGCACTCGCCTGCAACGGCTTGGGTTGAATACTTTGGGCGAGGTATTCCGTTTACCGCCAGCGGAGATGGCCCGACGGCTGTCTCCGGAAACCCTGTCGTATATCCAGAAAATCCAAGGTTCCAGGCCGGACCCCCAAGCGCCTTGGCAGCCACCCCATTATTTCCGGCAACAGGCAGATTTTGTGCAGGAAATTGAACGGTCACAAGGGCTGCTGTTTCCGCTGCAACGCATACTTTCTGAGCTGGAAAAGGACTTGTGCTGGCGCCAGCAAGATACCGACTGCCTGTTGCTAGTGCTTAGATACCGGCATGCAGAATCAACGTCTCTACGCATCCGCACCTCCGGCCCGGAGCACCGGGCGGAAGCGTTTCTCAGCTTGATCAGCCTGCGGTTTGAACAACAACCATTACAAGCCCCGGTTATATCACTGCAACTGACCGTAAAGCGCTTTCTTGGGCGGGAAGCTGCCGGGGGCCAAGATTTGCTGGGCGAAAGCCAGGATCTGAACGAGGCCTGGCACACGCTGATGAGCCGCCTACAAGCAAGGCTTGGGGATAATGCACTGAAGCAACTTGCACCCCAAGCAGATCACCGACCCGAACGAGCCTGGAGCACGTCACAAGTGCAGCGCACGGGCCGCGCAGCGGCAACTAAAACCGGCCAACTGCCCCGTAGGCCCTTGTGGCTTTTACAAGGACCACAACCACTTACAGAAACCCCGCAAGCTTGGTTTACCGGCCCGGAACGAATCAGCGGCGGCTGGTGGGACGGCCAGCGGGTACACCGGGACTATTACATTGCCCAACTGAATAGCGGCCAGCTGGCCTGGGTATTCCGAGATGTACGGGATGGCTGGTTTATACACGGATGGTTTGGCTAA
- a CDS encoding DUF1778 domain-containing protein, which translates to MRNSAVNNTMQQKIARLDLRLDPDIKNLAVRASALVGSKNLSDFVVQAIREKASRAIEEAEVVRLNSEAFAAFKATCESPETVNEALSAAMHRRHKRKLDSAFYRRAEQEASRS; encoded by the coding sequence ATGAGAAATTCCGCAGTGAATAATACGATGCAACAGAAAATCGCAAGGCTGGATCTACGATTGGATCCAGACATCAAGAACCTTGCGGTGCGAGCTTCTGCTCTGGTGGGCTCGAAAAATTTGAGCGATTTTGTTGTGCAAGCAATTCGCGAAAAAGCCAGTCGAGCAATCGAGGAAGCAGAAGTTGTGCGGTTGAACAGCGAGGCTTTTGCTGCCTTCAAGGCGACCTGCGAGTCACCAGAGACGGTAAACGAAGCGTTGTCAGCAGCGATGCACCGCCGACATAAACGGAAACTGGATAGTGCTTTTTATAGAAGAGCTGAACAAGAAGCTTCACGATCGTAA
- a CDS encoding DUF2897 family protein codes for MPVIGWVFLLASLGLVIGSLLILRKSASKMHIPKDKLDNIRKRKAKLEAQEKADED; via the coding sequence ATGCCAGTGATAGGTTGGGTTTTTCTGCTAGCTTCCTTGGGCTTGGTTATAGGCAGTCTTTTGATATTGCGAAAGTCAGCCAGCAAGATGCATATCCCAAAAGACAAACTAGACAACATCCGCAAGCGTAAGGCAAAGCTTGAGGCGCAGGAAAAAGCCGACGAGGATTAG
- the ftsH gene encoding ATP-dependent zinc metalloprotease FtsH codes for MTTLNNSGKQTPPANQKPEIPKQYSFLWLSAAIFLAFMWLQDSSTPKLQDLAYSEFKTAVVNNQVSEVTLKEENITGLFSGQGRASLSSADNSQGSSPGFNTTRPPMDDPELLTLLEAHDVTVRAESSGLLWWQELIRGFLPWILMLALMYWFWGSAQKRMTQGGGMFDHGRSKARRAVKETSTTTLDDVAGIESAKREIAEIIDFLKSPDKYRALGASMPKGVLLVGPPGTGKTLLARAIAGEAEVAFFSVSASEFIEMFVGVGASRVRDMFANARKEAPALIFIDELDAIGRSRGAGVGGGNDEREQTLNQILTEMDGFESHENILVLAATNRPDVLDSALLRPGRFDRKITLELPHKDARVAILAVHVRKVPLAADVTLEQLAARTIGFSGADLKNLVNEAALTAARENLKEVTAQCFEVARDRIVLGEKRDARLSQEEREVVAYHESGHAIMAYYMPKADPLTRVTIIPHGMALGVTEQTPKEDRYNYSESYLRDRIKVMLGGRSAEKIIYREVTTGAQNDLKEATKLIRRMIGQWGMNEKIGPMGLSIGEEHVFLGREMGSQREYSEKMAELIDAEIQSELLALEKATIEFLTDHRDQLEALAKAVLKKENLAAEDIEKILHKEAARKIA; via the coding sequence ATGACCACTCTCAACAATTCTGGAAAGCAGACACCACCGGCAAATCAAAAGCCGGAGATACCCAAGCAGTATTCATTTCTCTGGCTCAGCGCCGCCATCTTCCTGGCGTTTATGTGGCTACAGGACAGCAGCACGCCAAAGCTTCAGGATCTGGCGTACTCCGAATTCAAGACCGCCGTCGTTAACAATCAGGTCTCCGAAGTAACGCTCAAGGAAGAGAATATAACCGGCCTGTTCAGCGGTCAGGGTCGAGCCTCCCTCAGTTCCGCTGACAACTCACAGGGCTCAAGCCCCGGGTTTAACACTACCCGGCCACCCATGGACGACCCCGAACTGCTCACTCTGCTGGAGGCACACGATGTCACTGTCCGGGCCGAGTCCTCAGGGCTGCTGTGGTGGCAGGAGCTGATCCGTGGGTTCCTGCCCTGGATATTGATGCTGGCCCTGATGTACTGGTTCTGGGGATCCGCACAGAAACGCATGACACAGGGTGGTGGCATGTTTGACCACGGCCGCTCAAAAGCCCGCCGGGCGGTGAAAGAAACCTCCACTACCACACTGGATGACGTGGCCGGTATTGAATCGGCCAAGCGGGAAATCGCAGAGATTATCGATTTCCTTAAGTCACCGGATAAATACCGGGCACTGGGTGCATCAATGCCCAAAGGTGTTCTTCTGGTAGGCCCGCCCGGCACAGGTAAAACTCTGCTTGCCCGTGCCATTGCTGGAGAAGCTGAAGTGGCCTTCTTCAGCGTCAGCGCTTCAGAGTTCATTGAAATGTTTGTGGGTGTGGGCGCCTCAAGGGTTCGGGACATGTTTGCGAATGCCCGCAAGGAAGCACCCGCACTGATATTTATTGATGAGCTGGATGCAATCGGTCGCTCCCGGGGCGCAGGCGTCGGTGGCGGGAATGATGAGCGGGAGCAGACACTGAACCAGATTCTTACGGAAATGGATGGCTTCGAATCCCATGAGAACATTCTTGTGTTGGCTGCCACCAACCGCCCGGATGTTCTGGACAGCGCCCTGCTCCGCCCCGGCCGCTTTGATCGAAAGATCACTCTGGAACTTCCCCACAAGGATGCGCGGGTCGCTATCCTCGCGGTGCATGTTCGCAAAGTGCCCCTGGCTGCCGATGTAACCTTGGAGCAACTGGCAGCCCGTACCATTGGCTTTTCTGGTGCGGACCTGAAAAACCTGGTGAACGAAGCAGCCCTGACAGCCGCGAGGGAAAACCTGAAAGAGGTTACGGCCCAATGCTTTGAGGTTGCCCGCGATCGCATCGTTCTGGGTGAGAAGCGTGATGCCCGGCTGTCACAGGAAGAGCGAGAAGTCGTGGCTTACCACGAGAGCGGTCACGCCATTATGGCCTATTACATGCCAAAGGCCGATCCTCTCACCCGGGTCACGATTATTCCCCACGGCATGGCTTTAGGTGTCACCGAGCAAACGCCGAAGGAGGATCGATACAACTATTCCGAAAGCTATCTCAGAGATCGCATCAAGGTCATGCTCGGCGGGCGCTCGGCAGAGAAGATTATCTACAGAGAAGTGACCACCGGCGCCCAGAATGATCTCAAGGAAGCCACAAAACTGATCCGCCGGATGATCGGCCAATGGGGCATGAACGAAAAGATCGGCCCCATGGGTCTGAGTATTGGCGAGGAGCACGTATTCCTGGGCCGCGAGATGGGCTCGCAACGTGAGTACAGCGAGAAGATGGCAGAGCTGATTGACGCTGAAATCCAGTCAGAACTCCTGGCTCTGGAAAAAGCCACCATCGAGTTTCTGACGGATCACAGGGATCAACTTGAAGCTCTGGCCAAAGCCGTGCTCAAGAAAGAAAACCTCGCAGCGGAAGATATCGAAAAAATCCTCCATAAAGAAGCTGCTCGAAAAATTGCTTGA
- the yghU gene encoding glutathione-dependent disulfide-bond oxidoreductase yields the protein MSDSTYTPPKVWKWESASGGAFSNINRPIAGPTHEKELPVGKHPFQLYSLATPNGVKVTIMLEELLELGISEAEYDAWLIRINEGEQFGSGFVGVNPNSKIPALFDHSQEPAVRVFESGSILLYLAEKFDRFLPSDIAGRTETLNWLFWQMGSAAFVGGGFGHFFAYAPEKYEYPINRYTMEVKRQLDVLDRQLADNRYIAGDQYTIADMAIWPWYGALVTNTVYDAAEFLEAHTYTNVLRWALELKKRPAVQRGRMVNRAWGEPESQLHERHDASDFQHKTQDKIAEPSDDV from the coding sequence ATGAGCGATTCAACCTACACCCCGCCCAAAGTCTGGAAGTGGGAATCTGCAAGCGGTGGCGCTTTTTCAAACATCAACCGCCCCATTGCAGGTCCTACTCACGAGAAAGAATTGCCGGTAGGTAAACACCCTTTTCAGCTCTATTCGCTAGCTACGCCAAACGGCGTAAAAGTCACGATTATGCTGGAGGAATTGCTGGAACTGGGTATTAGTGAAGCTGAATACGACGCTTGGTTGATCCGCATAAACGAAGGTGAACAGTTTGGTAGCGGGTTTGTGGGCGTTAACCCTAACTCCAAGATTCCGGCGCTGTTTGACCACTCTCAGGAGCCCGCTGTTCGGGTGTTTGAATCCGGCTCTATTTTGCTATACCTGGCAGAAAAGTTTGACCGGTTTCTGCCTTCGGATATCGCAGGTCGCACCGAGACGCTCAACTGGCTGTTCTGGCAAATGGGCAGTGCGGCGTTTGTTGGCGGCGGTTTTGGACACTTTTTTGCCTATGCACCCGAGAAATACGAATACCCGATTAACCGCTACACCATGGAGGTTAAACGGCAACTGGATGTGCTAGATCGCCAGTTGGCAGATAACAGGTATATTGCTGGTGACCAGTACACCATTGCCGATATGGCGATCTGGCCCTGGTATGGCGCCTTGGTAACCAACACGGTTTACGATGCGGCGGAGTTTCTTGAAGCGCACACCTATACCAATGTGCTGCGCTGGGCCCTGGAGCTGAAAAAGCGGCCGGCTGTTCAGCGTGGGCGCATGGTGAATCGTGCTTGGGGTGAGCCCGAAAGCCAGCTTCATGAGCGCCACGACGCAAGCGATTTCCAGCATAAAACCCAAGACAAGATTGCTGAGCCTTCTGATGATGTCTGA